The sequence GTCGTCATGGCCTCGATGGACCGCGAGCTGGTCTTCCGGGACCCGCGGACCATGGACCGGGTCAAGACGGTCCCGGTGACCTGCGCGGGCGTCAATCACGCCGACTTCTCGGCGGACGGCAGGTACTTCATCGTCTCCTGCGAGTTCTCCGGCGAACTCCTCAAGGTCGACACGGAGAAGATGAAGGTCGTCGGTCAGCGGAAACTGCCGCTGAAGGGCGCGATGCCGCAGGACGTCAAGCTCTCCCCGGACGGGAAGACCTTCTACATCGCCGACATGATGGCGCACGGCATGTGGGTGCTGGACGGGCTGAAGTTCACCGCCCCGAAGCTGCTGCCCACCGGCAAGGGCTGTCACGGGCTCTATGTCGGCCGCGACTCCAAGGAGATGTACATCTCCAACCGGGGCGAGGGTTCCGTCTCCGTCTTCGACTTCGCGCGGAACGCACTGACGAAGAAGTGGCATCTGCCGGACGGCGGCAGCCCCGACATGGGCGGCGTCTCCGCCGACGGCAAGGTGCTGTGGCTGTCGGGGCGTTACGACGCCGAGGTGTACGCGATCGACACCACCAGCGGCAGGCAGCTCGCCCGTATCCCGGTCGGCAGCG is a genomic window of Streptomyces sp. NBC_01237 containing:
- a CDS encoding YncE family protein, translated to MPPFTRTTTTAATALLGGLLVAALAACGTPADRESPRARSTEAAAPAEPVRAAAPPSLPGMPPVLDPKDVYAADRAGRLAPAVKNFPPRVYVPNTSSNTVSVIDPKTYKVIETIPVGNQPQHVVPSWDMKTLWVNNDLGDSLTAIDPATGKAGRTVEVSDPYNLYFTPNGKYAVVMASMDRELVFRDPRTMDRVKTVPVTCAGVNHADFSADGRYFIVSCEFSGELLKVDTEKMKVVGQRKLPLKGAMPQDVKLSPDGKTFYIADMMAHGMWVLDGLKFTAPKLLPTGKGCHGLYVGRDSKEMYISNRGEGSVSVFDFARNALTKKWHLPDGGSPDMGGVSADGKVLWLSGRYDAEVYAIDTTSGRQLARIPVGSGPHGLAVYPQPGRYSLGHTGIFR